A region from the Triticum aestivum cultivar Chinese Spring chromosome 3D, IWGSC CS RefSeq v2.1, whole genome shotgun sequence genome encodes:
- the LOC123074533 gene encoding adenylate-forming reductase 06235-like produces MDEQGPAKPMAMAIKFSSCRGVAFEIKPSPASPFALDTATSPSDSPPAESGGGRWVWFPQPFNRNYSTTSFLTARSRASTHFCDLDDISDGDTDDESVATDEEIALTAADVSRVQSRRSNAPAKPVRAAAGHSRLGVILLDQGLFTVYKRLFMLCVALNAAGLAAAATGRFPYAKRHAAVFTIGNILALTLCRSEAVLRGVFWLTVALLGRPWVPVAVKTGVTAILQSLGGVHSGCGVSSLAWLVYALVQALELRGVTPPEIVGVASAILGLVALSCLAAFPLVRHLHHNVFERTHRFAGWSALALLWAFVMLTAGYNPAIRSYHRLTVASLAKRQELWLTAAITFFTFLPWLSVRRVPVTVTAPSTRASIITFQGGVKAGLLGRISRSPLSEWHAFGIISDDRDTHAMLAGAVGDFTRGLVSDPPGHLWVRTVHFAGLPYLISMYQRVTMVATGSGICVFLSFLMQPSWAEVSLVWVAKDIDANYGDGIRAMVTSNENLGGRVIVHDTMTMGRPDVSELAVGAARQWDAEAVVVTSNPEGSRDVVRRCKKAGIPAFGPIWDS; encoded by the coding sequence ATGGACGAGCAAGGCCCCGCAAAGCCCATGGCCATGGCCATCAAGTTCTCTAGCTGCCGTGGCGTCGCCTTCGAGATCAAGCCCTCGCCGGCAAGCCCCTTCGCTCTAGACACTGCTACCAGTCCTTCCGACTCGCCGCCCGCCGAATCCGGTGGCGGCCGATGGGTGTGGTTCCCTCAACCTTTCAACCGCAATTACTCCACCACGAGCTTCCTCACGGCGCGCAGCCGTGCGAGCACCCACTTCTGCGACCTCGACGACATCAGCGATGGCGACACGGACGATGAGTCTGTCGCTACGGACGAGGAGATAGCCCTCACCGCCGCTGACGTTTCTCGCGTGCAGAGCAGGAGGTCGAACGCGCCGGCTAAGCCTGTGAGGGCGGCGGCTGGGCACTCCAGGCTCGGCGTCATACTGCTCGACCAAGGCTTGTTCACCGTGTACAAGCGCCTCTTCATGCTCTGCGTCGCGCTGAACGCGGCGGGGCTCGCTGCCGCGGCGACCGGCCGCTTCCCTTACGCCAAGCGCCACGCCGCCGTCTTCACCATCGGGAATATACTGGCGCTCACGCTGTGCCGCTCCGAGGCGGTGCTCCGGGGAGTCTTCTGGCTCACCGTCGCGCTCCTCGGCCGGCCATGGGTGCCGGTCGCCGTAAAGACCGGCGTCACGGCCATCCTCCAGTCCCTCGGCGGTGTCCACAGCGGCTGCGGCGTGTCGTCGCTGGCGTGGCTGGTATACGCGCTCGTACAGGCGCTCGAGCTCCGCGGCGTGACCCCACCCGAGATCGTGGGCGTCGCGTCCGCAATACTCGGCCTGGTTGCACTCTCGTGCCTCGCGGCATTTCCGCTCGTGCGCCACCTCCATCACAACGTGTTCGAGCGTACGCACCGATTCGCTGGATGGAGCGCACTCGCACTGCTCTGGGCTTTCGTCATGCTCACTGCTGGCTACAACCCGGCGATCAGATCTTACCACAGGCTGACCGTCGCCTCCCTGGCTAAGCGCCAAGAGCTATGGCTGACGGCCGCCATCACCTTCTTCACCTTCCTCCCGTGGCTCTCCGTGCGCCGCGTGCCGGTCACGGTCACCGCGCCGTCTACCCGCGCGTCCATCATAACCTTCCAAGGCGGCGTCAAGGCCGGCCTGCTCGGTCGCATCAGCCGCTCGCCGCTCTCCGAGTGGCACGCCTTCGGCATTATCTCCGACGACAGGGACACTCACGCCATGCTCGCTGGTGCAGTGGGAGACTTCACCCGAGGCCTCGTCTCCGACCCGCCCGGCCACCTTTGGGTGCGTACAGTCCACTTCGCCGGGCTGCCCTACCTCATCAGCATGTACCAGAGAGTCACAATGGTCGCGACCGGCTCCGGCATATGCGTGTTCCTGTCGTTCCTTATGCAACCAAGTTGGGCGGAGGTATCTCTGGTCTGGGTGGCCAAGGACATCGACGCCAACTACGGCGACGGGATAAGAGCCATGGTGACGAGCAATGAGAACCTTGGAGGGCGTGTGATCGTGCACGACACGATGACCATGGGGCGTCCCGATGTCTCGGAGCTGGCCGTTGGCGCGGCACGACAGTGGGacgcggaggcggtggtggtgacGAGCAACCCGGAGGGGAGCAGGGACGTCGTGAGGAGGTGCAAGAAGGCCGGCATCCCGGCGTTTGGTCCTATCTGGGACTcttga